The nucleotide sequence TCCTTGACCGTCAACGAGGGCGCCGACGCTGCCGTCCGCCGTGATTTCGAACGCTTCTTCAACCAGCTGGTGCCGCAGGGGGTGGGCGGTTACGAGCATGATTACGAAGGGCCTGACGATTTGCCTGCACACTTCAAGGCCAGCTTGCTGGGCTGTCAGTTAAGCGTGCCGATAGCGCAGGGGGCTCTGGCGCTGGGCACCTGGCAGGGGATCTATCTGGGCGAACACCGGGACCAGGGCGGCTCGCGGCAGGTGATTGCAACGTTGCACGGAATGGTGAGTTGAATTTTTTCTTGCGAGAGCGCCCAAAGCGTATCGCTGGGCTATAACTACCGCTGGCTAGGCATGAGGTTGGAACATGAGTGACGAAGAACTAGAACAAGACGATCTGGACGTTGAAGAGGGCGACGAAGGAGACGAGCTGGATGCAGCCGACCCTGGCGATGTTGACGACGACCATGAGGGCACCGACAGCGAGCGCGTGACGCCGACGCCGAAAAAGGCCAAGGCCAAAGCCGTTGAGCTCGAGGAGCTGCCCAGCATCGAAGCCAAGCAGCGCGAGCGCGAAGAGCTGGCACGGGCCATGGAAGAGTATCTGGCCCGTGGTGGCCGGGTGCAGGAGGTCGAGCCCAACGTAGTTGCCGACCCGCCGAAGAAGCCGGACAGCAAGTACGGCAGCCGGCCTATTTGAGGCGCTCCCCTGGGTCTTTTCGAGATTGAAACCGATGCCTGACCGATGGCATCGGTTCTCCCTTGTGGCGTCGGCCGTTCGCCACGAACGGCTCAACGACGCCCGCACTGTGTTTTGTCCGGCCTCACGGACAGATCATTCGCCCACCGCTTGCACACTGATCTTCGTCATCGACCGCGGGACTCTGCATCCGCACCGTGGCTTCGGAGCTGATAACGAAGCCTGAGCGGCTGCGGCAGACAGCCTCGTAATTGGAACTGGTGGCGCGCGAAACGTCACGGAAGCTGGCTGACTCCTTGGTTGCACGAGCACGATCGACAAATCGGGAGCCCGAACTGAGGAGGCGATCTACCATCGGCACGATCAGCCTCATGCAGTATTGCACGCGAATTTTCAGCAGATTGGCGTCCTGCAGGGGCAGGCCGGCGTCGTCGTCCTGGCTATACATCAGGCTGCTATTGGGAATCGCCTTGCGCTCTTCGCCGTCGCCGAAAAGATCGCCGTGGTCCTCTCCGTAGGCAGCGAACATGGCGGTGCTGGGGCTGATACGGGTGACCAGGACGAAGTTGTCGACCTCGGTGGCAGTGCGCTCCATGCGCTCGTTTTCGGGGAACTGGCTGAACATCGGGTACATGCCGCGCAACAGCCCACGGCGTATGTCGGTGTATTGGGCGCTATTCATCGAGGCGATGCGCGCGGCCTGGAAGGTGGCGTAGTTCAGGCCGTTTTTAGCCGAGTAGATCAGAGCAGCCTGCACGGCACCGAAGATGAGAAGAATCAGCACCGGGATGATGATGAGAAATTCGACCATTGCCTGGCCATGCTGGGGACCCCGTGGCTTCACGGAGTGGCCTCCAGAATTTGCCGGGCGCGCTGAAGCGCACGCTCGGCATGTGGCGTCTGGTCACTCAGGTAGCGCTGCATCTCGCTGGCGGTCAGGCGGGCTTCCCGAGTCTGCACCTGCAGCAGGTTATGCCAGGCGCGTGCATGCTGTGGGTCGCGTAACAGCGCGTCGCGGTAACTGTTGATTGCGCCATTGTTGTCGCCCAACCGCGCCAGGCTGTTGCCTTGCTGATAGCGCACGCCCGCATCGGTGGGCATGGCTTTGGCCAGACGGCCGTATAGCTCCTTTGCGCGAGCGTAGTCCCCGGCGCCGTAAGCGCTGTCGGCCTGACGCTGCAGCTCCACCAGATCACTGCTGGGCAGGGTTGCGCACCCGGTCAGGGTGAGCACGACGATTAGCGATAGTGCGCGCATTGCACGATGTCTCCAATGTGAATGCCCAGGCGCTGGCACTCGCCGGCAGCCAGCTCGATCACGCTGCGCGCCGACAGATGCAGGCTCAGATTCCAGGGCTTTAAGGTGTGGCGAATGGCGATAACGCGCTGCTGGCTGTCCAGGTACAGCACGTCGATGGCAAAGCGCATGAAGAAGCAGTGCACCGAATTGCACGGAGCAATCCACAGGCCGGTCGCCGGTGCGAGACGGCCGCGGCCGAGCAGGCCCTTGAACCGTGGCCAGAGGGTAAAGGCAGGCTCCAGCTGCAGGGCGAGCATGCGCCCGTCACGGCAGCGCACCTG is from Pseudomonas saudiphocaensis and encodes:
- a CDS encoding secondary thiamine-phosphate synthase enzyme YjbQ is translated as MWQQTTISLRPRPRGFHLITDELVAALPELQQYRVGLLHLWLRHTSASLTVNEGADAAVRRDFERFFNQLVPQGVGGYEHDYEGPDDLPAHFKASLLGCQLSVPIAQGALALGTWQGIYLGEHRDQGGSRQVIATLHGMVS
- the sutA gene encoding transcriptional regulator SutA, which translates into the protein MSDEELEQDDLDVEEGDEGDELDAADPGDVDDDHEGTDSERVTPTPKKAKAKAVELEELPSIEAKQREREELARAMEEYLARGGRVQEVEPNVVADPPKKPDSKYGSRPI
- a CDS encoding TadE/TadG family type IV pilus assembly protein, whose amino-acid sequence is MKPRGPQHGQAMVEFLIIIPVLILLIFGAVQAALIYSAKNGLNYATFQAARIASMNSAQYTDIRRGLLRGMYPMFSQFPENERMERTATEVDNFVLVTRISPSTAMFAAYGEDHGDLFGDGEERKAIPNSSLMYSQDDDAGLPLQDANLLKIRVQYCMRLIVPMVDRLLSSGSRFVDRARATKESASFRDVSRATSSNYEAVCRSRSGFVISSEATVRMQSPAVDDEDQCASGGRMICP
- a CDS encoding tetratricopeptide repeat protein → MRALSLIVVLTLTGCATLPSSDLVELQRQADSAYGAGDYARAKELYGRLAKAMPTDAGVRYQQGNSLARLGDNNGAINSYRDALLRDPQHARAWHNLLQVQTREARLTASEMQRYLSDQTPHAERALQRARQILEATP
- a CDS encoding DUF192 domain-containing protein is translated as MIAAQVRCRDGRMLALQLEPAFTLWPRFKGLLGRGRLAPATGLWIAPCNSVHCFFMRFAIDVLYLDSQQRVIAIRHTLKPWNLSLHLSARSVIELAAGECQRLGIHIGDIVQCAHYR